Genomic segment of Aphis gossypii isolate Hap1 unplaced genomic scaffold, ASM2018417v2 Contig00447, whole genome shotgun sequence:
TAAAAagagaagaagaaaaaattaaagtctaattaaaaactatatattttctttatttttatgtatagaattattattacattattatgatataccttagatttaactattttatttgttacatcaGTACAAAGGTTTTTAACctgcttatttatatttgtctaatttttaaaaaatttttaatgtttttatttagtataatatttgattgaattattatttaactattgataattataatatacattttaaaaccttaaaggtgaaagaaataaaatcaaatattttcaaaaatgtgataaaataaaacattttcattattttgcttttaagtttaaacCCTACTAGTATTATTCAACTATCAAAACTTATCAAAACTTAAtaaccataattattttagtatattttaattttatctaaactGTTAAAGCTGTTGGTTCGTTTTctcaaataatagtaaaaaacaactttttttattatgtttttatttaacttcttTAGATCCgtaagagaaaaaataatgaatcattATCAAGAAGACATTTTTTGCGTCGTACACAGAACAATGTCTCTAACCACGTAACTATGCTTTTGCAAAATACCAATCAGaaagaaaatcataatttattctgtTATCAAAATCCAGAAGATGTTTCCGAGGTTGTAGATGTACCAGTGTCAACAATATCATCAGTTATTCTaccaacaaatttatataactgtaCAGAACCACAGATTAATCTGTATTCTGTAACTGGATCTGAAACATTTATAACTGACAATAATCAATGCAATATAAACATGaattacaatgataatattgatactaATGATACTGACTAATATTCTTAAACTACAAAAATGGGTAGCTAAATTCCATGTTTCACACAACTGTTTGAATTCTCTTCTAACAATTTTGAGGTCTGAAAATCTGAATCTTCCAAAAGATGCCAGGACATTATTGAAAACACCAAAAGCTAATTTCCATACTATTATCAGTGTACCCCCCGGAGATTACATTCATATTGGTATTGAATTtatgttatgtaaaattttatcaaagcaTATTGACTGTTTAGatagtaatattgtactaGAGCTAGGAATTAATGTTGACGGTGTCCCACTATCAGCCAGCTCTAAGTCAAGCTTTTGGCCTATTCTCATATCCATTGTGaacatatttcatttatcaaaatatgttcTTCCAGTTGGGCTATATCATGGAAAATTTAAGAAACCTTATTCAAGCTTTGATCTtatgaactattttataactgaaattaaagaaattctTTTAAACGGAAtatctgttaataataaagtttttaaatttaaaattactcagATAGTATGTGATGCACCAGCCAAAGCATTTGTGCTTAATGTGAAAGGCCATAATGCATATCATGGTTGCAATTCTTGTATAGTGGAaggtagttttattaataatcgaATGGCATACTTAGATATGAATGCCAGTTTGAGAACAGATCAATCGTTTCGTACTAAACAAGATGAATTTTATCACAAAGACTCTAGTCCATTAGAAGATTTACCAATTGATATTACTAAAACAGTTGTTATAGAATATATGCATAACATATGCTTAGGGGTCACAAAAAGATTAATAACGTTTTGGACAAAAGGGAAAAAACCTGTTAGATTGTTAAAGCCTGAAGAGGTTTAGTTACCTAACCTTTAGATAGTTTAAAACCTTTAATGCCTTCAGAATTTAATCGACTACCCAGGTCTTTAGATGAAGTTGAATTCTGGAAGGCAACAGAATTTAGGACTTTTGTTCTGTATATTGGGCCAGTTGTTCTTAGAGGTCGATTAAAACAATCCTTTTACAACCATTTCATGCTGTTACATTGTGCCATCAGGCTTCTTATATGTCCTGAAACATGTCATACTCATAATTCTATAgctaaaactttattaaataaatttgttcatgattattcttatttatatggTGAAGAATATGTGGGTTATAATGTTCATAATCTAATACATGTGgctgattttgttttaatccaTGGTGCCTTAGATACATTTAGtgcatttaaatatgaaaattatttgcagTTTATTAAAAAGAGTTGTAAAAATTCCAGGTACCCCCTCCAAGATACTTACAACCGTATAATAGAACAAGTAAATATCCAAGCACATTGTAATCCTTTAAACTATCCAATactgaaaaatgaaattaattctgATGActctattgataaaaatttatatgaaaaagtaattcttaaaaattttgttgtaagttcaaaaagtattagagacaaatattttattttaaaaaacaatgaaatagtagaggtcaaaaaaattattaaacattcaaaTGGGCAAATACAGCTTATCGTATCtccattaaattattgtaatatgtatcAAGAACCCATTTCATCTTgcttaattaaatcattttatattaacaacaataatcataatttttcaaaattaattgacttggactgtttaaaaaataaatgtttatatataacgACAGGTAGCAAATCCATTGCTATAGCTCTACTTcatgaagtataaaaaaatatatacctttaccttatttctataatataagtaacaatatgtaggtacctacctaacctaactta
This window contains:
- the LOC126554203 gene encoding LOW QUALITY PROTEIN: uncharacterized protein LOC126554203 (The sequence of the model RefSeq protein was modified relative to this genomic sequence to represent the inferred CDS: deleted 2 bases in 1 codon; substituted 1 base at 1 genomic stop codon), with the translated sequence MAYLDMNASLRTDQSFRTKQDEFYHKDSSPLEDLPIDITKTVVIEYMHNICLGVTKRLITFWTKGKKPVRLLKPEELVTXPLDSLKPLMPSEFNRLPRSLDEVEFWKATEFRTFVLYIGPVVLRGRLKQSFYNHFMLLHCAIRLLICPETCHTHNSIAKTLLNKFVHDYSYLYGEEYVGYNVHNLIHVADFVLIHGALDTFSAFKYENYLQFIKKSCKNSRYPLQDTYNRIIEQGCYLYTWHEGESGRGPNEIGSTLIHFLGILEERYKTESNPPTTLNLYSDSYSA